In Actinoplanes derwentensis, the following proteins share a genomic window:
- a CDS encoding ABC transporter permease: MNGVLKALALPVVLFTGWWVLSADSESFYAPPLSQILTAFGDTWTLEQLKADVLPSLLRLFAGFLLAALIGVAAGVAIGSSRRLRAVTEPVLEFFRAIPPPVLVPVIMLFAGIGDAMKVIVIVFGCVWPILLNTVEGVRAVDSVVLETARSYGVTGTARITRVILPSASPQIATGLRQALSIAIILMVISEMFAASNGLGFTIVQFQRSFAIPEMWSGIILLGLLGFGLSLLFRLAERRALRWYEGLRAAQRSS, translated from the coding sequence TTGAACGGCGTACTCAAAGCTCTGGCCCTGCCTGTCGTCCTTTTCACCGGCTGGTGGGTGCTCAGCGCGGACAGCGAGAGCTTCTACGCTCCCCCGCTGTCCCAGATCCTGACCGCGTTCGGTGACACCTGGACCCTCGAACAGCTCAAGGCCGACGTGCTGCCCAGTCTGCTGCGCCTGTTCGCCGGTTTCCTGCTGGCCGCCCTCATCGGTGTCGCGGCCGGGGTGGCCATCGGGTCGAGCCGGCGGTTGCGTGCCGTGACCGAACCGGTTCTGGAGTTCTTCCGGGCCATCCCGCCGCCGGTCCTGGTCCCGGTGATCATGCTGTTCGCCGGGATCGGCGACGCGATGAAGGTGATCGTGATCGTCTTCGGCTGTGTCTGGCCGATCCTGCTGAACACGGTGGAGGGTGTCCGTGCCGTGGACAGCGTGGTCCTGGAGACGGCCCGCTCCTACGGCGTCACCGGCACCGCCCGGATCACCCGGGTGATCCTCCCGTCGGCGAGCCCGCAGATCGCGACCGGACTGCGCCAGGCGCTGTCCATCGCGATCATCCTGATGGTGATCAGCGAGATGTTCGCGGCCAGCAACGGCCTCGGCTTCACCATCGTGCAGTTCCAGCGCAGCTTCGCGATCCCTGAGATGTGGAGCGGGATCATCCTGCTCGGCCTGCTCGGCTTCGGGTTGTCGCTGCTTTTCCGGCTCGCCGAGCGGCGGGCGTTGCGGTGGTACGAGGGCCTGCGTGCTGCGCAGCGGTCGAGCTAA
- a CDS encoding ABC transporter permease yields the protein MTTVRRDGPARPGDPVLLGVAGLAGLLLVMELAPRLGLVDDRYLPPASRIVAALVTEAGTAVFWAALWETLFAWALGLTIAVAAGVLAGLVIGSVPVLRALTASTIEFLRPIPSVALIPLAVLLYGTDLGSTLMLVCYAAFWQILVQVLYGVADVDPVAFETARSFRFSAWARIRYVLWPTALPYVFTGVRLAASVALVLAITAELVIGSPGLGQEIANAQASQAIPTMDALIVVTGVLGVLINLLARTGERRLLAWHQSVRGEVTL from the coding sequence GTGACGACGGTTCGCCGTGACGGCCCGGCCCGGCCCGGCGACCCCGTACTGCTGGGGGTCGCCGGGCTGGCCGGGTTGCTTCTCGTAATGGAACTGGCGCCGCGACTCGGCCTGGTCGACGACCGGTACCTCCCGCCGGCCAGCCGGATCGTCGCCGCCCTGGTAACCGAGGCCGGCACCGCCGTGTTCTGGGCGGCGCTGTGGGAGACGCTGTTCGCGTGGGCGCTCGGGCTGACGATCGCGGTCGCCGCCGGGGTGCTCGCCGGCCTGGTGATCGGCTCGGTGCCGGTGCTGCGGGCGCTGACCGCCTCGACCATCGAGTTCCTGCGCCCGATCCCGTCGGTGGCGCTGATCCCCCTCGCGGTGCTGCTCTACGGCACCGATCTGGGCTCCACGCTGATGCTGGTCTGCTACGCCGCGTTCTGGCAGATCCTGGTGCAGGTGCTGTACGGGGTGGCGGACGTCGACCCGGTCGCGTTCGAGACCGCGCGCAGTTTCCGGTTCTCGGCGTGGGCCCGGATCCGGTACGTACTCTGGCCGACCGCTCTGCCGTACGTCTTCACCGGTGTGCGCCTGGCCGCGTCGGTGGCCCTGGTCCTGGCGATCACCGCCGAACTGGTGATCGGCTCGCCCGGCCTCGGTCAGGAGATCGCGAACGCGCAGGCGTCCCAGGCGATTCCCACCATGGACGCGCTGATCGTCGTCACCGGCGTGCTCGGCGTGCTGATCAACCTGCTGGCTCGTACCGGCGAGCGCCGCCTGCTCGCCTGGCACCAGTCAGTCCGTGGTGAGGTGACCCTTTGA